One part of the Oncorhynchus masou masou isolate Uvic2021 unplaced genomic scaffold, UVic_Omas_1.1 unplaced_scaffold_2979, whole genome shotgun sequence genome encodes these proteins:
- the LOC135534081 gene encoding transmembrane protein 178B-like yields MSAMRTLTVAGLFLAFCALGLIAVAICTDNWYETDARRHRERCKNYSNKRNDPGFIYISNQNLPLRMLPKENNVERKGSSGGLLLRAKRHFLPPAPAMESVCSRQYNSTISGLWRKCHREGFDLETEDLIFKGLVQRCTPIKYYYYSLALPRKLSINIIKTIRQDEWHALHLQRMTVSFIGMAVSIILFGWVIGALGCCQQHDLMQYVAGLLFLMGGLTLPASFPRWLLPSTPVPHTMVEAAPKPRHLSRLCVTP; encoded by the exons ATGTCTGCTATGAGGACGTTGACCGTCGCGGGATTGTTTCTGGCGTTTTGCGCGTTGGGACTCATAGCAGTCGCAATATGTACTGACAATTGGTACGAGACGGATGCAAGGAGGCACAGAGAACGTTGTAAGAATTATTCCAACAAAAGGAACGACCCTGGATTCATCTATATCTCCAACCAGAACCTCCCACTCCGTATGCTACCGAAGGAGAATAACGTGGAGAGGAAGGGGTCGAGTGGGGGACTCCTCCTGCGGGCTAAGCGGCACTTCTTGCCCCCCGCCCCGGCCATGGAGTCCGTCTGCAGTCGGCAGTACAACTCTACCATCTCCGGGCTGTGGAGGAAATGTCATCGGGAGGGATTCGACCTGGAGACAGAGGATCTCATCTTTAAAG GTTTAGTTCAGCGCTGCACACCAATAAAATACTACTACTATTCTTTAGCCCTCCCCAGAAAGCTGAGCATCAATATAATCAAGACTATTCGTCAGGATGAGTGGCACGCACTCC ACCTGCAGAGAATGACAGTCAGTTTCATCGGCATGGCTGTGTCCATCATCCTGTTTGGCTGGGTGATCGGAGCTCTGGGCTGCTGTCAGCAGCATGACCTGATGCAGTACGTAGCGGGACTGCTCTTTCTCATGGGAG gTCTCACCCTTCCGGCTTCCTTCCCACGCTGGCTCCTTCCCTCTACCCCCGTGCCTCACACTATGGTAGAGGCTGCCCCCAAGCCTCGACATCTCTCCCGGCTGTGTGtgacaccatag
- the LOC135534080 gene encoding transcription factor PU.1-like has protein sequence MSFASEEIIPYDPEIYRSPAELYSYLTNVGELHDEHGWEYHSDRGMHQSDMLEISSQGNHLTELQSVHSQHLLHTYRYPDTDTLHLPLADPGLGPLTLTSQMPYYNHTVYYQQQAPVSPSYYCSEEEEPVGHSPPLEVSEGEEEDHGDHVPFGGDSSNKRKIRLYQFLLDMLKNGDMKDSMWWVDREKGIFQFSSKNKETLANRWGTQKGNRKRMTYQKMARALRNYGKTGEIRKVKKKLTYQFSPEVLRKVLTTERRHYPH, from the exons ATGTCCTTT GCATCTGAAGAAATAATCCCATATGATCCTGAGATTTATCGATCACCAGCGGAGTTATACTCATATCTCACCAATGTCGGAGAACTTCACGATG AGCATGGCTGGGAGTACCACTCTGACAGGGGCATGCATCAGAGTGACATGTTGGAAATCTCCTCACAAGGGAATcacctgacagagctccagagtgtCCATTCccaacacctcctccacacctatCGCTACCCTGATACCGACACCCTCCACCTGCCACTAGCAGACCCAGGACTgggacccctaaccctaacctcacag ATGCCGTACTACAACCACACAGTGTATTACCAGCAACAGGCCCCTGTGTCCCCTAGTTACTACTGCTCCGAGGAGGAGGAACCTGTGGGCCACAGTCCCCCACTGGAGGTATCTGAGGGTGAAGAAGAAGACCATGGAGACCATGTCCCTTTTGGGGGAGACTCCA GTAACAAGAGGAAGATCCGACTGTACCAGTTCCTCCTGGACATGCTGAAGAACGGAGACATGAAGGACAGTATGTGGtgggtggacagagagaaaggaatcTTCCAGTTCTCCTCTAAAAACAAGGAGACTCTGGCCAATCGCTGGGGCACGCAGAAAGGGAACAGGAAGAGGATGACATATCAGAAGATGGCCAGGGCCCTGCGGAACTACGGCAAGACTGGAGAAATCAGAAAGGTCAAGAAGAAACTGACCTACCAGTTCAGTCCGGAGGTACTGAGGAAAGTCTTAACTACAGAGAGGAGGCACTACCCTCACTAG